Proteins from one Micromonospora sp. M71_S20 genomic window:
- a CDS encoding helix-turn-helix transcriptional regulator, which produces MTVRAASTVLVGRQREIAALRDALGRARAGEPTTVLVGGEAGVGKTRLLEEFGRSATEAGARLLVGQCLELGEAGLPFAPFAAALRAVLRRDGPGVFDGYEAEFARLLPELARGSAGVAAPAVALVPDAPRGYLFDLVAELFQRLAAGQPLVLVIEDLHWADRSTRDLIAFLVRAARPARLLLVCTYRTDELHRGHPLRPFLAELDRARGVERIELGRLDRDGTGAILADLLGVEPLARAVDDIHQRTQGNPFFIEELAAAGGPVGCGTLPETLRDLLLARVDRLPDAAQRVLRMAAAGGTRFAHQLLAEVAGLPEPELEDALRAAVAAQLVVADPEGDYEFRHALVREAVHDELLPGEHARLHARWAAAIEAQPHLVAAGRAPAETAHHWYAAHDHPRALVTARTAARAAADRYAYAEQSRLLERVLELWELVSDAADRLDMDHLAVLEETIAAATTAGDYQRALTLTRAALAEVDVETEPLRAARLLDRRGRMLAMLGKSDGAAELREAYRLSSGAPDGPERVRLLADIAAQLFRLDPEQAGTLAAEAAQAVDALGDDLELLPTRIAILCRTEPSPERRLAGLRLAEDRARAAGSAPALVSALVHLSDVLFELGRYAESADAAAAGATEARRVGVSRSTGAYLLSNQAEALIALGRWDEADAACAEAARIDLPGVSGLHWLQLRAGLRLARAHPTAEELVDRALAFLARPYLWPNHRLPLRELRIEAALAADDPAGAVRAAHAALADERLPQLPREGWPVLSAVARTAERTGDAELAGAVSALAAGLPARHPAERAHAAQVAALLAVGGEALAAWRTAVAAWRTDGQPYPLGRALLSLAESAAAAGERDEVAAAVAEAAAIADGLGAAPLAAQAATLARRVGLRGATRGRPGADRLTLREREVLRLVAEGHSNSRIAERLFISPKTASVHVSRIIAKLDVSNRVEAAALAHRLGLLGEPTTPR; this is translated from the coding sequence GTGACCGTACGCGCCGCCAGCACCGTCCTCGTGGGCCGTCAGCGGGAGATCGCGGCCCTGCGCGACGCCCTGGGCCGGGCCCGCGCCGGGGAACCGACCACGGTCCTGGTCGGCGGCGAGGCCGGGGTGGGCAAGACCCGGCTGCTGGAGGAGTTCGGCCGGTCGGCCACCGAGGCCGGGGCGCGGCTGCTGGTCGGCCAGTGCCTCGAACTCGGCGAGGCCGGGCTGCCCTTCGCGCCGTTCGCCGCCGCGCTGCGGGCGGTGCTGCGCCGCGACGGCCCCGGCGTCTTCGACGGGTACGAGGCCGAGTTCGCCCGCCTCCTGCCGGAGCTCGCCCGGGGGTCGGCCGGCGTCGCCGCGCCCGCCGTCGCACTCGTCCCGGACGCTCCGCGCGGTTACCTGTTCGACCTGGTCGCCGAGCTGTTCCAGCGGCTCGCCGCCGGGCAGCCCCTGGTGCTGGTGATCGAGGACCTGCACTGGGCCGACCGGTCCACCCGCGACCTGATCGCCTTCCTCGTGCGCGCCGCCCGCCCCGCCCGGCTGCTGCTGGTCTGCACCTACCGCACCGACGAGCTGCACCGTGGTCACCCGCTGCGGCCCTTCCTCGCCGAGCTGGACCGGGCCCGTGGTGTCGAGCGGATCGAGCTGGGCCGCCTCGACCGGGACGGCACCGGGGCGATCCTCGCGGACCTGCTCGGCGTCGAGCCGCTCGCCCGCGCGGTCGACGACATCCACCAGCGCACCCAGGGCAACCCGTTCTTCATCGAGGAGCTGGCCGCGGCCGGCGGCCCGGTCGGCTGCGGCACCCTGCCCGAGACACTGCGCGACCTGCTGCTGGCCCGGGTGGACCGGCTGCCCGACGCCGCCCAGCGGGTGCTGCGGATGGCCGCCGCCGGGGGCACCCGGTTCGCCCACCAACTGCTCGCCGAGGTCGCCGGGCTGCCCGAGCCGGAGCTGGAGGACGCGCTGCGCGCCGCCGTCGCCGCCCAGCTCGTGGTGGCCGACCCGGAGGGCGACTACGAGTTCCGGCACGCGCTGGTCCGCGAGGCCGTCCACGACGAGCTGCTGCCCGGCGAGCACGCCCGGCTGCACGCCCGCTGGGCGGCGGCCATCGAAGCCCAGCCGCACCTGGTCGCCGCCGGCCGTGCCCCCGCCGAGACGGCCCACCACTGGTACGCCGCGCACGACCACCCCCGGGCCCTGGTGACCGCCCGCACCGCGGCGCGCGCCGCCGCCGACCGGTACGCGTACGCGGAGCAGAGCCGGCTGCTGGAACGGGTGCTGGAGCTGTGGGAGCTGGTGTCCGACGCGGCCGACCGGCTCGACATGGACCACCTCGCGGTGCTGGAGGAGACCATCGCCGCCGCCACCACCGCCGGTGACTACCAGCGCGCGCTCACCCTCACCCGGGCCGCCCTCGCCGAGGTGGACGTCGAGACGGAGCCGCTGCGCGCCGCGCGGCTGCTGGACCGGCGCGGCCGGATGCTCGCCATGCTCGGCAAGAGCGACGGCGCGGCCGAGCTGCGGGAGGCGTACCGGCTGTCCAGCGGGGCGCCGGACGGGCCGGAACGGGTCCGGCTGCTCGCCGACATCGCGGCGCAGCTGTTCCGGCTCGACCCCGAGCAGGCCGGGACGCTCGCGGCGGAGGCGGCGCAGGCGGTGGACGCGCTCGGCGACGACCTGGAACTGCTGCCGACCCGGATCGCCATCCTCTGCCGTACCGAGCCGTCACCCGAGCGCCGCCTGGCCGGGCTGCGCCTGGCCGAGGACCGGGCCCGCGCCGCCGGCTCGGCGCCGGCGTTGGTGAGCGCGCTGGTCCACCTCTCCGACGTGCTGTTCGAGCTGGGCCGGTACGCCGAGTCGGCCGACGCGGCCGCCGCCGGGGCGACCGAGGCGCGCCGGGTCGGCGTCAGCCGCTCCACCGGCGCGTACCTGCTGTCGAACCAGGCCGAGGCGCTGATCGCCCTGGGCCGCTGGGACGAGGCCGACGCCGCCTGCGCGGAGGCGGCCCGGATCGACCTGCCGGGCGTGTCCGGCCTGCACTGGCTCCAGCTCCGCGCGGGGCTGCGGCTGGCCCGGGCCCACCCCACCGCCGAGGAACTGGTGGACCGTGCCCTGGCCTTCCTGGCCCGGCCCTACCTGTGGCCGAACCACCGGCTGCCGCTGCGGGAGCTGCGGATCGAGGCGGCGCTGGCGGCCGACGACCCGGCCGGCGCGGTACGCGCGGCACACGCCGCGCTGGCCGACGAGCGCCTGCCGCAGCTTCCCCGGGAGGGCTGGCCGGTGCTCAGCGCCGTCGCCCGGACCGCCGAGCGGACCGGGGACGCCGAACTGGCCGGCGCGGTGTCCGCACTCGCCGCCGGCCTGCCGGCCCGCCACCCGGCCGAGCGGGCGCACGCCGCCCAGGTGGCGGCCCTCCTGGCCGTCGGCGGCGAAGCACTTGCGGCGTGGCGTACGGCGGTCGCCGCGTGGCGCACCGACGGGCAGCCGTACCCCCTCGGGCGGGCGCTGCTGTCGCTCGCCGAGTCGGCGGCCGCGGCGGGGGAGCGGGACGAGGTGGCGGCGGCGGTCGCCGAGGCCGCCGCGATCGCCGACGGGCTGGGCGCGGCACCGCTCGCGGCGCAGGCCGCCACCCTGGCCCGCCGGGTCGGCCTGCGCGGGGCGACCCGGGGGCGTCCCGGCGCGGACCGGCTCACCCTGCGCGAGCGGGAGGTGCTGCGGCTGGTCGCCGAGGGCCACAGCAACAGCCGCATCGCCGAGCGGCTCTTCATCTCGCCGAAGACGGCCAGCGTGCACGTCTCCCGGATCATCGCCAAGCTCGACGTGAGCAACCGCGTCGAGGCCGCCGCGTTGGCCCACCGCCTCGGCCTGCTCGGCGAGCCCACCACGCCCCGCTGA
- a CDS encoding VOC family protein, with product MRIDLVTIVVAEYDPAIDFFTEVLGFELVEDSPSLTNDGRPKRWVVVRPPGAQTGLLLARADGDRQARSVGDQVAGRVGFFLQVDDFDAVHRRMVEAGVEFVKPPRTEPYGRVAVFRDIAGNLWDLLGPT from the coding sequence GTGCGGATCGACCTGGTCACGATCGTCGTGGCCGAGTACGACCCGGCCATCGACTTCTTCACCGAGGTGCTCGGCTTCGAGCTGGTGGAGGACTCCCCGTCGCTGACCAACGACGGCCGGCCGAAGCGCTGGGTGGTCGTCCGGCCGCCGGGCGCGCAGACGGGGCTGCTGCTGGCCCGCGCCGACGGCGACCGGCAGGCTCGATCGGTCGGCGACCAGGTCGCCGGCCGGGTCGGCTTCTTCCTCCAGGTCGACGACTTCGACGCCGTCCACCGGCGGATGGTCGAGGCGGGCGTCGAGTTCGTGAAGCCGCCGCGCACCGAGCCGTACGGCCGGGTCGCCGTCTTCCGAGACATCGCCGGCAACCTCTGGGACCTCCTCGGCCCGACCTGA
- a CDS encoding DUF4191 domain-containing protein, translating into MAKPQEKVSFGQRLKQIGMVFKFTAKQDRWFAPLAAAAVLIPLALTVVAVLIWGWLWLPLGILFALLCLLIVLNLRSNKAMMNAAEGQPGAAAQIMESMRGDWRVTPAVSSTTQMDMVHLVIGRPGVILLAEGNPQRVRGLLGQEKRRLAKVIGSAPLFDYVIGQEEGELPIRKLRMTLMRLPRNLSGKDVNSLDKRLKALTARPQMPKGAIPKNMRPARGAFRQTRGR; encoded by the coding sequence ATGGCAAAGCCCCAGGAGAAGGTCTCGTTCGGCCAGCGGCTGAAGCAGATCGGGATGGTGTTCAAGTTCACCGCCAAGCAGGACCGGTGGTTCGCGCCGTTGGCCGCCGCCGCGGTGCTGATCCCGCTCGCGCTCACCGTGGTCGCGGTCCTGATCTGGGGCTGGCTATGGCTGCCGCTGGGCATCCTGTTCGCCCTGCTCTGCCTGCTGATCGTGCTCAACCTGCGGTCCAACAAGGCGATGATGAACGCCGCCGAGGGGCAGCCCGGCGCGGCGGCCCAGATCATGGAGAGCATGCGGGGCGACTGGCGGGTCACCCCGGCGGTCAGCTCCACCACGCAGATGGACATGGTCCACCTGGTCATCGGCCGGCCCGGCGTGATCCTGCTGGCCGAGGGCAACCCGCAGCGGGTGCGCGGGCTGCTCGGCCAGGAGAAGCGGCGGCTGGCGAAGGTGATCGGCTCCGCCCCGCTCTTCGACTACGTCATCGGCCAGGAGGAGGGCGAGCTGCCGATCCGCAAGCTGCGGATGACGCTGATGCGGCTGCCGCGCAACCTCAGCGGCAAGGACGTCAACTCGCTGGACAAGCGGCTCAAGGCGCTCACCGCCCGCCCGCAGATGCCCAAGGGCGCGATCCCGAAGAACATGCGACCCGCGCGGGGCGCGTTCCGCCAGACGCGCGGTCGCTGA
- a CDS encoding RDD family protein produces the protein MTKPHDRPVPPATDPAFTPPSLGRRFGALVIDWVLCLLVAGGFADPVRDGWAPVLVLIVEYGFFLGLFAQTPGMFITKIRCVAWVDGGRIGVARALLRGLLLALVVPALLMDGHRRGLHDRLAGSVVTDAPRP, from the coding sequence GTGACCAAGCCGCATGATCGCCCCGTACCGCCCGCGACGGATCCCGCCTTCACCCCGCCCAGCCTGGGGCGCCGGTTCGGCGCGCTGGTGATCGACTGGGTGCTCTGCCTGCTCGTCGCCGGTGGGTTCGCCGACCCGGTCCGCGACGGATGGGCGCCCGTGCTGGTGCTGATCGTCGAGTACGGCTTCTTCCTCGGGCTCTTCGCGCAGACGCCGGGCATGTTCATCACGAAGATCCGCTGCGTCGCCTGGGTCGACGGCGGTCGCATCGGGGTGGCCCGGGCCCTGCTGCGCGGCCTGCTGCTCGCCCTGGTCGTCCCGGCCCTGCTGATGGACGGCCACCGTCGCGGCCTGCACGACCGGCTGGCGGGCTCCGTCGTCACCGACGCCCCCCGCCCCTGA
- the lipA gene encoding lipoyl synthase, with amino-acid sequence MTPVARATSTAAVGRRLGFVTIEHSAPTTGQAARTTTPAPEGRRLLRIEARNAETPIERKPPWIKVKAKMGPEYTQLRGLVSREGLHTVCQEAGCPNIYECWEDREATFLIGGDQCTRRCDFCQIDTGKPAEFDADEPRRVAESVVAMGLRYATITGVARDDLPDGGAWLYAETVRQIHALQPGCGVELLIPDFNAVPEQLAEVFGARPEVLAHNVETVPRIFKRIRPAFRYERSLDVIRQARADGLVTKSNLILGMGEERAEISQALRDLHDAGCELITITQYLRPTPRHHPVTRWVKPEEFVELREEAEEIGFAGVMSGPLVRSSYRAGRLYRQALEAREGLPVTAG; translated from the coding sequence GTGACGCCGGTCGCCCGCGCTACATCGACGGCGGCCGTCGGGCGTAGGCTCGGTTTTGTGACGATCGAGCACTCCGCGCCGACGACCGGCCAGGCAGCGCGCACGACGACGCCCGCCCCCGAGGGGCGGCGTCTCCTGCGGATCGAGGCGCGCAACGCCGAGACGCCGATCGAGCGCAAACCGCCGTGGATCAAGGTCAAGGCCAAGATGGGGCCGGAGTACACCCAGCTGCGCGGGCTCGTCTCGCGCGAGGGGCTGCACACCGTCTGCCAGGAGGCCGGCTGCCCCAACATCTACGAGTGCTGGGAGGACCGGGAGGCCACCTTCCTCATCGGCGGCGACCAGTGCACCCGGCGCTGCGACTTCTGCCAGATCGACACCGGCAAGCCGGCCGAGTTCGACGCCGACGAGCCGCGCCGGGTCGCCGAGTCGGTGGTCGCGATGGGCCTGCGCTACGCGACCATCACCGGGGTGGCCCGCGACGACCTGCCCGACGGTGGCGCCTGGCTCTACGCCGAGACCGTCCGGCAGATCCACGCCCTCCAGCCCGGCTGCGGCGTCGAACTGCTGATCCCCGACTTCAACGCGGTCCCCGAGCAGCTCGCCGAGGTCTTCGGCGCCCGGCCGGAGGTGCTCGCCCACAACGTCGAGACCGTGCCGCGGATCTTCAAGCGGATCCGGCCGGCCTTCCGCTACGAGCGGTCGCTGGACGTGATCCGGCAGGCCCGCGCCGACGGGCTGGTCACCAAGTCCAACCTGATCCTGGGCATGGGCGAGGAGCGCGCCGAGATCTCCCAGGCGCTGCGCGACCTGCACGACGCCGGGTGCGAGCTGATCACCATCACGCAGTACCTGCGCCCCACCCCCCGGCACCACCCCGTCACCCGCTGGGTCAAGCCGGAGGAGTTCGTCGAGCTGCGCGAGGAGGCCGAGGAGATCGGCTTCGCGGGCGTGATGAGCGGGCCGCTGGTGCGCTCGTCGTACCGGGCCGGACGGCTCTACCGGCAGGCGCTGGAGGCCCGCGAGGGCCTTCCGGTCACCGCCGGCTGA
- the aspS gene encoding aspartate--tRNA(Asn) ligase translates to MQRILSTQLSAHVGVPVRIAGWVHRRRLLKSVAFLIVRDAAGLAQVVVTDPAVRAEVEQLTEETVVEVTGTVVANPTAPAGVELTAPAVRPLGPPAVPPPFDLYRPALTASLPTQLDHAPVALRHPTRAAALRVSAAAVAGFRATLDARDFVEIHTPKVVGSSTESGANVFALDWFGRPAYLAQSPQFYKQLMVGVFERVYEVGPVFRAEPHDTVRHLAQYTSLDAELGFVTDHRDVMAVLRHTVAGMLDAVRERAGAALATLGVSAPDVPAEIPAVHFTEALRIGGAPVDEPDLAPAHERALGEWARREHGSEFLFVTGYPMAKRPFYTHPDPARPAYSNGFDLLFRGLELVTGGQRLHRHADYLAALAARGEPVEPYAGYVDAFRHGMPPHGGFAIGLERFVARLTGATNVREVTAFPRDLHRLTP, encoded by the coding sequence GTGCAACGCATCCTTTCCACCCAACTCTCCGCCCATGTCGGCGTGCCCGTCCGGATCGCCGGCTGGGTGCACCGCCGCCGGCTGCTCAAGTCGGTGGCCTTCCTGATCGTGCGGGACGCCGCCGGTCTCGCCCAGGTGGTGGTCACCGACCCGGCCGTGCGCGCCGAGGTGGAGCAACTCACCGAGGAGACGGTCGTCGAGGTCACCGGCACGGTGGTCGCGAACCCGACGGCCCCCGCCGGGGTCGAGCTGACCGCGCCGGCGGTACGACCGCTCGGCCCGCCCGCCGTACCGCCGCCGTTCGACCTGTACCGGCCGGCGCTCACCGCGAGCCTGCCCACGCAGCTCGACCACGCGCCCGTCGCGTTGCGTCACCCGACCCGGGCGGCGGCGCTGCGCGTCTCGGCGGCGGCGGTGGCCGGGTTCCGGGCCACGCTCGACGCCCGCGACTTCGTGGAGATCCACACCCCGAAGGTGGTCGGCTCGTCCACCGAGAGCGGGGCGAACGTCTTCGCGCTGGACTGGTTCGGCCGGCCCGCGTACCTGGCGCAGTCGCCGCAGTTCTACAAGCAGCTCATGGTCGGCGTCTTCGAGCGGGTCTACGAGGTGGGTCCGGTGTTCCGGGCCGAGCCGCACGACACCGTCCGGCACCTGGCGCAGTACACCTCGCTCGACGCCGAGCTGGGCTTCGTCACCGACCACCGGGACGTGATGGCCGTGCTGCGGCACACCGTGGCCGGCATGCTCGACGCGGTACGCGAGCGGGCCGGGGCCGCGCTCGCCACCCTCGGGGTGTCGGCCCCGGACGTGCCGGCCGAGATCCCCGCCGTGCACTTCACCGAGGCGCTCAGGATCGGGGGAGCGCCGGTGGACGAGCCGGACCTGGCCCCGGCGCACGAGCGGGCGCTGGGGGAGTGGGCGCGGCGGGAGCACGGCTCGGAGTTCCTCTTCGTCACCGGCTACCCGATGGCGAAGCGACCCTTCTACACCCACCCGGACCCGGCGCGGCCCGCGTACTCCAACGGGTTCGACCTGCTCTTCCGAGGGTTGGAGCTGGTGACGGGCGGGCAGCGGCTGCACCGGCACGCCGACTACCTGGCGGCGCTCGCCGCCCGGGGCGAGCCGGTCGAGCCGTACGCCGGCTACGTCGACGCGTTCCGGCACGGGATGCCGCCGCACGGCGGTTTCGCCATCGGCCTGGAACGCTTCGTGGCCCGCCTGACCGGCGCGACCAACGTCCGGGAGGTCACGGCCTTCCCCCGCGACCTCCACCGCCTGACCCCCTGA
- a CDS encoding PadR family transcriptional regulator has product MDTPLREPTFLILTALAGQPMHGYGLIREVTALSDGRVSLRPGTLYGALDRLVDAGLVEVDREEVVDGRLRRYYRLSPTGDATLTAETERMRRNVEAATVRLRARAARPLAPRTAGGLA; this is encoded by the coding sequence GTGGACACACCACTGCGCGAACCCACCTTCCTGATCCTCACCGCACTGGCCGGCCAGCCGATGCACGGATACGGCCTGATCCGCGAGGTCACCGCCCTCTCCGACGGGCGCGTGTCGCTGCGGCCGGGCACCCTCTACGGCGCGCTCGACCGGCTGGTCGACGCCGGCCTGGTGGAGGTCGACCGCGAGGAGGTGGTGGACGGCCGGCTGCGCCGCTACTACCGCCTCTCCCCCACCGGCGACGCCACGCTGACCGCCGAGACCGAGCGCATGCGCCGCAACGTCGAGGCGGCCACCGTCCGCCTGCGCGCCCGCGCGGCCCGGCCGCTCGCCCCGCGTACCGCCGGGGGGTTGGCATGA
- the glnA gene encoding type I glutamate--ammonia ligase, whose product MFANPEELLRYLKNEDVKFVDVRFCDLPGVMQHFNLPVESVDDAFFTEGLAFDGSSIRGFQAIHESDMLLLPDVATAFIDPFRAQKTLALNFFIHDPFTREAYSRDPRNVAKKAEAYLAASGIADTAYFGAEAEFYIFDSIRHETSAHQSFYYIDSIEGAWNTGREEPGGNRGYKTAYKGGYFPVPPVDHLADLRDSIVRRLVDSGFTVERSHHEVGTAGQSEINYRFSTLLHAADQLQLFKYIVKNETWANGKTATFMPKPLFGDNGSGMHTHQSLWLNGEPLFYDETGYAGLSDMARWYIGGLLHHAPSLLAFTNPTVNSYRRLVPGFEAPVNLVYSQRNRSACTRIPVTGSNPKAKRVEFRVPDPSANVYLAFSAMMMAGLDGIKSKIEPPAPIDKDLYDLPPEEWGDVKQVPGSLSAVLDSLEADHDYLLDGGVFTPDLISTWIEWKRANEVDPVRLRPTPHEFAMYFDC is encoded by the coding sequence GTGTTCGCCAATCCCGAGGAACTCCTGCGATACCTCAAGAACGAGGACGTGAAGTTCGTCGACGTACGTTTCTGTGACCTGCCCGGCGTGATGCAGCACTTCAACCTGCCGGTCGAGTCTGTCGACGATGCCTTCTTCACCGAGGGCCTGGCCTTCGACGGTTCGTCGATCCGCGGTTTCCAGGCGATCCACGAGTCGGACATGCTCCTGCTCCCGGACGTCGCCACCGCCTTCATCGACCCCTTCCGGGCGCAGAAGACCCTCGCGCTCAACTTCTTCATCCACGACCCGTTCACCCGCGAGGCCTACAGCCGGGACCCGCGCAACGTGGCGAAGAAGGCCGAGGCCTACCTGGCCGCCAGCGGCATCGCCGACACCGCGTACTTCGGCGCGGAGGCGGAGTTCTACATCTTCGACTCCATCCGCCACGAGACCTCGGCGCACCAGTCGTTCTACTACATCGACTCGATCGAGGGCGCCTGGAACACCGGCCGCGAGGAGCCGGGCGGCAACCGCGGCTACAAGACCGCGTACAAGGGCGGCTACTTCCCGGTGCCGCCGGTCGACCACCTCGCCGACCTGCGCGACAGCATCGTGCGCCGGCTGGTCGACAGCGGATTCACCGTGGAGCGCTCGCACCACGAGGTGGGCACCGCCGGCCAGTCCGAGATCAACTACCGGTTCTCGACGCTGCTGCACGCGGCCGACCAGCTCCAGCTCTTCAAGTACATCGTGAAGAACGAGACCTGGGCCAACGGCAAGACCGCGACGTTCATGCCGAAGCCGCTCTTCGGCGACAACGGCTCCGGCATGCACACCCACCAGAGCCTGTGGCTGAACGGCGAGCCGCTGTTCTACGACGAGACCGGCTACGCCGGCCTGTCGGACATGGCCCGCTGGTACATCGGCGGCCTGCTGCACCACGCCCCGTCGCTGCTGGCCTTCACCAACCCGACGGTCAACTCGTACCGCCGGCTGGTGCCGGGCTTCGAGGCGCCGGTCAACCTGGTCTACTCGCAGCGCAACCGCTCCGCCTGCACCCGCATCCCGGTGACCGGCAGCAACCCGAAGGCCAAGCGCGTCGAGTTCCGCGTGCCGGACCCGTCGGCCAACGTCTACCTGGCCTTCTCGGCGATGATGATGGCCGGCCTGGACGGCATCAAGAGCAAGATCGAGCCGCCGGCGCCGATCGACAAGGACCTCTACGACCTGCCGCCGGAGGAGTGGGGCGACGTCAAGCAGGTGCCGGGCTCGCTGTCGGCGGTGCTCGACTCGCTGGAGGCCGACCACGACTACCTGCTCGACGGTGGCGTGTTCACGCCCGACCTGATCTCGACCTGGATCGAGTGGAAGCGGGCCAACGAGGTCGACCCGGTGCGCCTGCGCCCGACCCCGCACGAGTTCGCCATGTACTTCGACTGCTGA
- the lipB gene encoding lipoyl(octanoyl) transferase LipB, translating into MTTTTSGLTAVRAGVLDYQAAWDEQRRLHESVVAGERGDTVLLLEHPSVYTAGKRTEPWDRPMDGTPVVDVDRGGKITWHGPGQLVGYPIVRLPDPVDVVAYVRRTEQLLIDVCAEFGLTAGRVEGRSGVWVPEDDRGPARKVAAIGIRVARGVTLHGFSINCDCDLGHFDRIVPCGIRDAGVTSLTAELGRPVTVADVLPVVERHLPTLVTA; encoded by the coding sequence GTGACCACGACGACCTCCGGCCTCACGGCCGTCCGCGCCGGTGTCCTCGACTACCAGGCCGCCTGGGACGAGCAGCGCCGGCTGCACGAGTCGGTGGTGGCCGGCGAGCGCGGCGACACCGTGCTGCTGCTGGAGCACCCGAGCGTCTACACCGCCGGCAAGCGCACGGAGCCGTGGGACCGCCCCATGGACGGCACCCCGGTCGTCGACGTGGACCGGGGCGGCAAGATCACCTGGCACGGCCCGGGGCAGCTGGTCGGCTACCCCATCGTGCGGCTGCCCGACCCGGTCGACGTGGTCGCCTACGTCCGCCGCACCGAGCAGCTGCTGATCGACGTCTGCGCCGAGTTCGGGCTGACCGCCGGCCGGGTCGAGGGGCGCAGCGGGGTCTGGGTGCCGGAGGACGACCGGGGCCCGGCCCGCAAGGTGGCGGCCATCGGCATCCGGGTGGCCCGCGGGGTGACCCTGCACGGCTTCTCCATCAACTGCGACTGCGACCTGGGCCACTTCGACCGGATCGTGCCCTGCGGCATCCGCGACGCCGGGGTCACCTCGCTGACCGCCGAGCTGGGCCGCCCGGTCACCGTGGCCGACGTGCTGCCGGTCGTCGAGCGCCACCTGCCCACCCTCGTCACGGCCTGA